A single Penaeus vannamei isolate JL-2024 unplaced genomic scaffold, ASM4276789v1 unanchor390, whole genome shotgun sequence DNA region contains:
- the LOC113824917 gene encoding uncharacterized protein: protein MSAKEVRFMEASQSIKFLGSGRYGEARLVRWGEQEAVLKKGAGGAPLPLGLCREPAAMLISCAGATTLEQALRGSRWSEAKAVDVAVQVCRRVDQIHAKGLIHNDLKGDNVMLDKALGVSVIDFGTATPEGGVVGYQTDGSFRGEWLAPELFSGGASTRASDAYSVGFLLGQIRDAMKRPSGKARASGGAHERFASAIEGA from the exons ATGTCGGCGAAGGAGGTGCGCTTCATGGAGGCTTCGCAGAGCATCAAGTTCCTCGGAAGCGGACGCTACGGCGAGGCGAGGCTCGTCCGCTGGGGCGAGCAAGAGGCCGTGCTCAAGAAG GGCGCGGGGGGCGCCCCCCTGCCCCTGGGGCTGTGCCGAGAGCCGGCAGCCATGCTCATCTCGTGCGCGGGCGCGACCACGCTGGAGCAGGCCCTGCGTGGAAGCAGGTGGAGCGAGGCCAAGGCGGTGGACGTCGCCGTGCAGGTGTGCCGCCGTGTGGACCAGATCCACGCCAAGGGCCTCATCCACAACGACCTCAAGGGCGACAACGTCATGCTGGACAAGGCGCTCGGCGTCTCCGTCATCGACTTCGGCACGGCCACGCCCGAGGGAGGCGTCGTCGGCTACCAAACCGACGGCAGCTTCAGGGGCGAGTGGCTGGCGCCGGAGCTTTTCAGCGGAGGAGCCAGCACCCGCGCCTCCGACGCCTACTCCGTCGGCTTCCTCCTTGGCCAGATCCGGGACGCCATGAAGAGGCCCTCGGGGAAGGCCAGGGCCTCCGGCGGGGCACACGAGAGGTTCGCCAGCGCCATCGAGGGGGCTTAG
- the LOC113827419 gene encoding uncharacterized protein: MGLNRLITKEAIWEYEQLTSDQKKLLSQVLTCLDQRTQQLRASVKGPRGSTVLPAPTSNNLASVSSEAATVRELSKCLDLLETIRKMGSKTRVPVVLVYRERRHRTQHRHQEKGQSNKVVFAKEKRDFLSLLGLPGSMISEKGIDFSVRPNTASALRRQSEEKKTNSSASTASASATAANTTDTIEVRELEPDEKNGGGTIQTDGGMEREVENEEEEDEEEDEEVNVDEEDDDDDDEEASPKTAKKVLLQLLPFSKRKGSVSPHPKSELSEEEDDIPADARSTLSCDTCSSADSSETEEEVDVATDLAVLGATYAHKESVKPPPFRDSGSTYVSLDLEKIGIKNTRGVVCPFARVSVRDAQGGMVGAGSTQETSEWEVINKNYLRAPSQVHLQRPLEEMSEDVAIFIELRHYKPQKGVISTLCYTFLEKGDLKTGDFICELYSPPVDFSRRSLKTYTEKAFFLHLRVRLLKAEQDDLDLDSPRSNLS; the protein is encoded by the exons AAACTGCTGAGTCAGGTGCTGACGTGCCTGGACCAGCGGACGCAGCAGCTGCGCGCGTCCGTGAAGGGCCCGCGGGGGTCGACCGTGCTGCCGGCGCCGACCTCCAACAACTTGGCGTCGGTGTCGAGCGAGGCGGCGACGGTGCGGGAGCTGAGCAAGTGCCTCGACCTCCTGGAGACGATCCGCAAGATGGGCTCCAAGACGAGGGTGCCCGTCGTGCTGGTGTACCGCGAGCGGCGCCACCGCACGCAGCACCGCCACCAGGAGAAGGGCCAGAGCAACAAGGTCGTCTTCGCCAAGGAGAAGCGGGACTTCCTCAGCCTGCTGGGTCTGCCCGGCTCCATGATCTCGGAGAAGGGCATCGACTTCAGCGTGAGGCCCAACACGGCCTCGGCGCTGCGCCGCCAGAGCGAGGAGAAGAAGACCAACAGCAgcgcctccaccgcctccgcctccgccaccgccgccaACACCACGGACACCATCGAGGTCCGCGAACTCGAGCCCGACGAGAAGAACGGCGGAGGAACCATCCAGACCGACggcgggatggagagggaggtggagaacgaggaagaggaggacgaggaggaggacgaggaggtgaacgtggacgaggaggacgacgacgatgacgacgaagaaGCGTCCCCCAAGACGGCCAAGAAGGTCCTCCTGCAGCTGCTGCCGTTCAGCAAGCGGAAGGGCTCCGTCAGCCCGCACCCGAAGAGCGAGCtgtccgaggaggaggacgacatccCCGCCGACGCGCGCTCCACGCTCTCCTGTGACACCTGCAGCTCCGCCGACAGCagcgagacagaggaggaggtggacgtggcCACCGACCTGGCCGTCTTGGGCGCCACATACGCCCACAAGGAGTCCGTTAAGCCGCCGCCCTTCCGCGACTCCGGCAGCACCTACGTCTCGCTCGACCTGGAGAAAATCGGCATCAAGAACACCCGCGGCGTCGTCTGCCCCTTCGCCAGGGTGTCCGTCAGAG ATGCCCAGGGAGGTATGGTGGGGGCGGGGTCGACCCAGGAGACATCCGAGTGGGAAGTGATCAACAAGAACTACCTGAGGGCGCCGTCACAGGTCCACCTACAGCGCCCCCTGGAGGAGATGTCTGAAG ACGTCGCCATCTTCATCGAGCTGCGGCACTACAAGCCACAGAAGGGCGTGATCTCGACCCTGTGCTACACTTTCCTCGAGAAGGGCGACCTCAAGACGGGTGATTTTATTTGTGAatt gTACAGCCCGCCCGTGGACTTCAGCCGCCGCTCCCTCAAGACCTACACGGAGAAAGCCTTCTTCCTGCATCTCCGTGTCCGCTTACTCAAGGCCGAGCAGGACGACCTTGACCTCGATTCGCCTCGGAGTAACCTCAGCTGA